In the Sediminibacter sp. Hel_I_10 genome, one interval contains:
- a CDS encoding glycine zipper family protein yields the protein MEIIALKQRQDSNENLKIARAFVQFETLISELKKRELPDHIVNFVNTAVSKVNSSSEDEKPFRNLLKTSQTAVIQELEKELKLVPKNHYRNKWLAIGMAVFGIPLGAAFGAIIGNMGLIALGLPIGMVFGMALGSKMDEKAREEGRQLDLEIKY from the coding sequence ATGGAAATTATAGCACTCAAACAAAGACAAGACAGTAACGAAAACTTAAAGATAGCGAGAGCATTTGTTCAATTTGAAACTTTAATTTCAGAATTAAAAAAAAGAGAACTTCCCGACCACATCGTGAATTTTGTAAATACCGCCGTTTCCAAAGTCAATAGTAGTTCGGAAGATGAGAAACCTTTCAGGAATCTACTTAAAACATCGCAAACGGCCGTCATACAAGAACTCGAAAAAGAGCTGAAGTTGGTCCCTAAAAATCATTATCGCAATAAATGGTTAGCAATTGGAATGGCTGTTTTTGGAATACCATTAGGTGCAGCTTTTGGAGCGATTATTGGCAATATGGGACTTATAGCACTAGGCTTACCTATAGGGATGGTGTTTGGAATGGCTTTAGGGTCAAAAATGGACGAAAAAGCAAGAGAAGAAGGCCGTCAATTGGACTTAGAAATAAAGTATTAA
- a CDS encoding alpha/beta hydrolase gives MKTKLCFITILVIFIASVSAQNKIEYITETDIPYYSTNEMKADAYMNSMCVVDLYYPTNIKNFPTIVWFHGGGLTGGNREIPEYLKDKGVAIVGVEYRLSPNVKGADCIKDAAAATSWAFKNIENYGGNTSLIFVSGMSAGGYLAYMVGLDQRYLAAHNIDANQIAGLIPFSGHAITHFTIRKEMGIPGEQPIIDAMAPLYHVRADAPPMLIITGDRELELLGRYEENAYMMRMMKIVGHKQVRIYEMDGCNHVQMMYPAFPLLYREVKAITKSLLEKQ, from the coding sequence ATGAAAACTAAACTGTGTTTCATCACTATCCTCGTGATCTTCATCGCAAGTGTTTCTGCCCAAAACAAGATTGAATATATAACAGAAACAGACATCCCATATTATAGCACAAATGAGATGAAAGCTGATGCGTACATGAACAGCATGTGCGTTGTAGATTTATATTACCCTACCAACATTAAGAATTTCCCAACAATTGTTTGGTTTCATGGTGGAGGCTTAACTGGCGGGAATAGGGAAATCCCGGAATACCTTAAAGATAAAGGAGTTGCTATTGTTGGAGTAGAGTATCGGCTCTCACCAAATGTCAAAGGGGCAGATTGTATTAAAGACGCTGCGGCGGCAACAAGTTGGGCCTTTAAGAACATTGAAAACTATGGAGGCAATACCTCGCTAATTTTTGTCTCAGGAATGTCTGCTGGAGGTTATCTGGCTTATATGGTGGGCTTGGATCAACGTTATTTAGCGGCTCACAATATAGATGCCAATCAAATTGCAGGGTTAATCCCGTTTTCTGGCCATGCCATTACACATTTCACTATAAGAAAGGAGATGGGAATTCCCGGAGAACAACCCATTATTGACGCTATGGCGCCACTGTATCATGTAAGAGCAGATGCACCTCCAATGCTAATTATCACTGGAGATAGAGAGTTGGAGTTGCTTGGTAGGTATGAAGAAAACGCCTATATGATGCGTATGATGAAGATTGTCGGTCACAAGCAGGTTCGCATCTATGAAATGGATGGCTGTAACCATGTACAAATGATGTATCCTGCATTTCCATTACTCTATCGCGAAGTCAAGGCAATAACTAAGTCGCTATTGGAAAAACAGTAA
- a CDS encoding ATP-dependent Clp protease adaptor ClpS produces the protein MNSENLYAHLLQVSEEFRDSTKEQVKEETLLDTLEQPLNEIVLFNDEVNTFDHVIDTLMYACEHTPEQAEQCSIIVHYKGKCTVKTGSYDDLEPRCSMLLEAGLSAEIV, from the coding sequence ATGAATTCTGAAAACCTATATGCTCACCTTCTTCAAGTTTCCGAAGAATTTAGAGACAGCACAAAAGAACAGGTAAAAGAAGAAACTCTTTTAGATACCTTAGAGCAACCGCTCAATGAAATTGTGCTTTTTAACGATGAGGTCAACACGTTTGACCATGTCATCGATACCTTAATGTACGCCTGCGAGCATACGCCAGAACAGGCTGAGCAATGTTCTATTATTGTACATTATAAAGGTAAATGCACCGTTAAGACGGGAAGCTATGATGATCTTGAACCACGATGCTCCATGCTACTGGAAGCGGGGTTGAGTGCAGAGATTGTATAG
- a CDS encoding Lrp/AsnC family transcriptional regulator, translated as MQIDTLHWKILKCLQQNARQSNAEIGRQVGISSPAVSERIKKMEDAGIIESYNTLISPFAVGYQLKALITLRAFMGMLKPFLEKVKTYDEVINCYRITGNENIVMEVVLKNQKHLETFIDQLIVYGETKTQIVLSRVIKHNEVKPLSK; from the coding sequence ATGCAAATTGACACCCTCCATTGGAAAATTTTAAAATGTCTCCAACAAAACGCCAGACAGTCTAATGCTGAAATCGGAAGGCAAGTTGGGATTAGCTCTCCAGCGGTCTCCGAACGTATTAAAAAAATGGAGGATGCTGGCATTATAGAAAGCTACAACACGCTTATAAGTCCGTTTGCCGTTGGCTACCAACTCAAAGCCCTCATTACATTAAGAGCTTTTATGGGCATGTTAAAACCTTTTTTAGAAAAGGTAAAAACCTACGACGAAGTGATCAATTGCTATCGCATTACTGGTAATGAAAATATTGTGATGGAAGTAGTACTAAAAAACCAAAAGCATTTAGAGACCTTTATTGACCAACTCATTGTTTACGGTGAAACCAAAACACAAATTGTACTGTCTCGTGTAATTAAGCACAATGAAGTCAAACCGCTGAGCAAATAA
- a CDS encoding amino acid carrier protein has translation MNHVLKSILFSILITFSVLSLKAQEGQPQEELAIDIELINPTSTINDGQIEVTVKGGNPPYTYQWSDQDTPLSASKANGLIEGVAHSVTVSDAQNRQVSKSMTIEASSITENFNAKFSPIVEVMSDVLFWDPFAAVGLYDPVVYTEKEMIKTPLWTATTDSTFVLKKKLVKDGALVKDGDDIAIISIADGAVVTAKATAAGTVNFNVAEGNVIFSPNNTKDLIEQGAQYFASISFDEEQPLLYPNGEVRKNRIPFIVIWLIFGATFFTFRMGFINIRGFKHAIDLAKGKYSDPDAPGKVTHFQALSTAVSATVGLGNIAGVAVAISIGGAGATFWMILAGFLGMSSKFVECTLGVKYREIKADGKIFGGPMNYLQYGLEKRNIKWLGKALAGIFALLCVGASFGAGNMFQSNQSFEIMASQFSVLEGLGFWFGIGLAVLVGIVIIGGIESIAKVTEKVVPVMAIVYVIAALIIIGMNFGNVGAAFSAIYNGALNSSALKGGFIGVLIIGFQRAAFSNEAGVGSAAIAHSATKTHNAPSEGFVGLMEPFIDTVVVCTLTALVLIFTGMHEVPGVTGVKLTANAFGSVISWFPYVLAIAVFLFAFSSMISWSYYGMRGWTYLFGKTNRSELTYKIIFLVFVVVGASVSLGAVLDFSDMMILAMSVPNMIGLYILSGEVRKDLAHYFEKKKAGTLAQPDPE, from the coding sequence ATGAACCACGTTTTAAAATCAATACTCTTTTCTATTCTAATCACCTTTTCTGTTCTTAGTTTAAAAGCGCAAGAAGGTCAACCACAAGAAGAATTAGCGATTGACATTGAACTTATAAATCCTACCAGTACCATTAATGACGGGCAAATCGAAGTAACGGTCAAAGGTGGGAATCCACCCTATACCTATCAATGGTCTGATCAAGACACACCCTTAAGTGCGTCTAAAGCGAATGGGTTAATTGAAGGCGTCGCCCATTCAGTGACTGTCTCAGATGCTCAAAATCGTCAAGTGAGTAAATCCATGACGATAGAGGCCAGCTCTATTACCGAGAATTTTAATGCAAAGTTCAGCCCTATAGTTGAGGTCATGAGTGACGTGTTGTTTTGGGATCCTTTTGCTGCAGTAGGTCTCTATGATCCTGTTGTGTATACCGAAAAGGAGATGATCAAAACGCCTTTGTGGACGGCAACTACGGATAGTACCTTTGTTTTAAAAAAGAAATTGGTAAAAGACGGCGCCTTGGTAAAAGACGGTGACGATATCGCCATTATTTCAATAGCCGATGGTGCAGTGGTAACAGCCAAGGCAACCGCAGCTGGTACAGTTAATTTTAATGTAGCTGAAGGCAATGTCATTTTTAGCCCAAACAACACTAAAGATTTAATTGAGCAAGGGGCACAATATTTTGCAAGCATTTCTTTTGATGAAGAACAACCACTGTTATATCCAAATGGAGAGGTTCGTAAAAACCGAATTCCTTTTATTGTGATCTGGTTGATTTTTGGAGCGACCTTCTTTACGTTTAGAATGGGCTTTATCAATATTCGTGGCTTTAAACACGCTATAGATCTTGCCAAAGGAAAATATAGTGATCCCGATGCTCCAGGAAAAGTTACTCATTTCCAAGCTTTATCTACTGCGGTTTCTGCAACAGTTGGTTTAGGAAACATCGCAGGTGTAGCCGTAGCCATTTCCATTGGAGGAGCTGGTGCAACGTTTTGGATGATTTTAGCAGGCTTTCTTGGGATGTCCTCTAAATTTGTAGAGTGTACGCTTGGGGTGAAGTATCGAGAGATTAAAGCAGATGGTAAGATTTTTGGCGGACCAATGAACTATTTACAATACGGACTTGAAAAACGAAACATTAAGTGGCTAGGGAAGGCTCTAGCGGGAATTTTTGCGCTGCTTTGTGTTGGTGCTTCTTTTGGAGCAGGCAATATGTTTCAATCTAACCAGTCTTTTGAAATTATGGCGTCTCAATTTTCAGTGCTCGAAGGTCTGGGCTTTTGGTTCGGGATCGGATTAGCTGTTTTGGTGGGCATTGTCATTATTGGTGGTATTGAGAGTATTGCCAAGGTCACTGAAAAAGTGGTTCCTGTCATGGCCATAGTCTACGTTATTGCAGCATTAATCATAATTGGTATGAACTTTGGCAACGTTGGTGCCGCATTTTCTGCAATTTATAATGGAGCTTTAAATTCCAGCGCCTTAAAAGGAGGCTTTATAGGCGTGCTAATCATTGGTTTTCAAAGAGCCGCCTTCTCTAACGAGGCAGGTGTTGGTTCGGCCGCCATTGCTCATAGTGCCACTAAAACCCATAATGCACCTTCAGAAGGGTTTGTTGGGTTGATGGAACCTTTTATTGATACCGTTGTGGTATGTACGCTTACGGCCTTAGTCTTGATATTTACAGGGATGCACGAGGTGCCTGGGGTTACAGGTGTTAAATTAACAGCCAATGCCTTTGGGTCGGTCATCTCTTGGTTTCCTTATGTGTTAGCCATAGCAGTGTTTTTATTCGCCTTTTCTAGTATGATTTCTTGGTCTTACTATGGTATGCGCGGATGGACCTATCTCTTCGGAAAAACGAATAGATCTGAATTGACTTATAAAATTATATTTTTGGTCTTTGTAGTGGTTGGCGCCTCAGTAAGTTTAGGTGCGGTGCTAGATTTTTCAGATATGATGATTTTAGCCATGTCTGTTCCCAATATGATTGGCTTATATATCTTATCAGGTGAGGTTAGAAAGGATTTAGCCCACTATTTTGAGAAGAAAAAAGCAGGAACCTTAGCCCAGCCAGATCCAGAATAA
- the tpiA gene encoding triose-phosphate isomerase: MRKHIVAGNWKMNNDLAQTEDLVSDLKKQSKTSDAEVMIAPATTNLWHAFQSVREDDIEVIAQNMHFAENGAYTGEVSASMLKSIGIKTVILGHSERRAYFNETDASLAKKVDAALSNDMRVIFCFGEELADRKSGNEATVVESQIKNALFHLDADAFEHIVLAYEPVWAIGTGETASPEQAQDMHAFIRKTLSNKYGNTVANNVSILYGGSVKPNNAKEIFGKPDVDGGLIGGASLKAEDFYAIVNAF; the protein is encoded by the coding sequence ATGAGAAAACATATTGTAGCAGGAAATTGGAAAATGAACAATGATTTGGCACAAACCGAAGATTTGGTTTCAGACTTAAAAAAACAAAGCAAAACTTCAGATGCAGAGGTGATGATTGCCCCAGCAACTACTAATCTGTGGCATGCATTTCAATCAGTGCGAGAGGACGATATTGAAGTGATTGCACAGAACATGCATTTTGCTGAAAATGGAGCCTATACTGGTGAGGTAAGTGCAAGCATGCTTAAAAGTATTGGTATTAAAACCGTGATTTTAGGTCATAGTGAGAGACGTGCTTATTTTAATGAGACAGATGCCTCCTTGGCTAAAAAAGTAGATGCCGCTTTATCTAATGATATGCGCGTCATTTTCTGCTTTGGCGAAGAATTGGCAGACCGTAAGTCTGGTAATGAAGCCACTGTGGTAGAGAGTCAAATTAAAAATGCATTGTTTCACTTAGATGCAGATGCTTTTGAGCATATTGTTTTAGCTTACGAGCCAGTTTGGGCTATTGGTACAGGAGAGACAGCCAGCCCAGAGCAAGCACAAGACATGCACGCCTTCATTAGAAAGACCTTGTCTAACAAATATGGAAATACCGTTGCCAACAACGTATCTATTCTCTACGGTGGTAGCGTAAAACCCAACAATGCTAAAGAGATTTTTGGCAAGCCAGATGTTGATGGCGGACTCATAGGAGGTGCTTCTTTAAAAGCAGAAGATTTCTATGCCATTGTCAACGCGTTTTAA
- a CDS encoding ABC transporter permease: MFSYFLNKLFYALLTLFGVNTVIFFLFNVLPGDPAQMMLGQNEDSAQIAAVKAKYGFDKPISTQYLYYLNDLSPLSFHSTHTKDYTHLDKGKYTAAQLFTIGETTTVIKYPYLRESFTKQGKKVSQVIGETLPNTAVLAVSAITLAIILGVFFGILSALFKDQWIDKTIQIFSTLGMSVPSFFSAILFAWFFGYVLHEYTHLEMTGSLYELDDFGEKMHIQWENLILPAVVLGIRPLAVVIQLMRNSLLEVFNQDYIRTARAKGLSDVQVIRKHAIKNALNPVVTAISGWFASMLAGAVFVEYIFGWNGLGKEIVNALNTLDLPVIMGSVLVIALLFIVINILVDVIYGWLDPKVKLE, translated from the coding sequence TTGTTTAGCTATTTTCTTAATAAACTATTTTACGCGCTACTCACCCTTTTTGGGGTAAATACCGTAATCTTTTTTCTGTTTAATGTCTTGCCAGGAGATCCTGCACAAATGATGCTTGGGCAAAATGAAGACAGCGCACAAATTGCAGCAGTGAAGGCCAAATATGGTTTTGATAAACCCATCTCAACACAATACCTTTATTATTTAAACGATTTATCTCCATTATCGTTCCATTCTACCCATACTAAAGATTACACACATTTAGACAAAGGCAAATATACCGCAGCACAGCTGTTTACTATTGGAGAAACCACTACGGTTATCAAGTATCCGTATTTGCGGGAGTCTTTTACCAAACAAGGCAAAAAAGTATCTCAGGTTATTGGAGAAACGCTCCCTAATACTGCAGTTTTGGCGGTATCTGCCATTACACTTGCGATTATTTTAGGGGTTTTCTTCGGAATCCTATCGGCATTATTCAAAGACCAGTGGATTGATAAAACCATCCAGATCTTTAGTACGCTTGGGATGAGTGTCCCATCGTTTTTCAGTGCCATTTTATTCGCATGGTTTTTTGGTTATGTGCTACACGAATATACCCATCTCGAAATGACCGGAAGTCTCTATGAGTTGGATGATTTTGGAGAAAAGATGCACATTCAATGGGAAAATTTGATTCTACCAGCGGTGGTGCTTGGCATTCGTCCGTTGGCCGTAGTCATCCAACTGATGAGAAACTCTCTTTTAGAAGTCTTCAATCAAGATTATATTAGAACGGCAAGAGCCAAAGGATTGAGTGATGTTCAAGTGATTAGAAAACATGCTATTAAAAATGCTTTAAATCCTGTGGTTACAGCAATTTCGGGATGGTTCGCCTCCATGTTGGCAGGTGCCGTTTTTGTTGAGTATATTTTTGGATGGAATGGCCTAGGGAAAGAAATTGTAAATGCATTAAATACCTTAGACCTTCCCGTGATTATGGGATCTGTATTGGTTATTGCATTATTGTTTATAGTCATCAATATTTTGGTAGATGTGATCTATGGCTGGCTAGACCCTAAAGTGAAATTAGAATAG
- a CDS encoding DUF1684 domain-containing protein — protein MKFLLIALLLVFTVSCAQEKKPILGDTPFQKELNAEYKDATTSPLKKKDREHFEGLVFFAFDSAFVVTASIERTPDSKWFKMKTTTDRLSQERVYGILNFELKGTAYQLELYQGQELMTKEGFEDYLFLPFLDNTNGDSTYGGGRYIDLSIPEGDTLIVDFNTAYNPYCAYNEKYSCPIVPRRNYLDTDVTAGVKKFHKSEE, from the coding sequence ATGAAATTCCTATTAATTGCCTTGCTCCTAGTATTTACTGTTAGTTGTGCCCAAGAAAAAAAACCAATTTTAGGGGATACTCCCTTTCAAAAAGAACTAAATGCCGAATATAAAGATGCTACAACGTCGCCTTTAAAGAAGAAAGATCGTGAGCATTTTGAAGGTCTCGTTTTTTTTGCATTTGATTCTGCCTTTGTTGTGACGGCCTCAATCGAACGCACTCCAGACTCTAAGTGGTTTAAAATGAAAACAACAACAGACCGTTTGTCTCAAGAACGGGTGTATGGCATTTTAAATTTTGAACTTAAGGGAACAGCTTACCAATTAGAGCTGTATCAAGGCCAAGAGTTGATGACCAAAGAAGGATTTGAAGATTATTTATTTCTACCGTTCTTAGACAATACCAATGGCGATAGCACTTATGGAGGCGGACGTTATATTGACCTCAGTATCCCTGAGGGTGACACCCTAATTGTTGACTTTAATACGGCTTATAATCCTTACTGCGCTTATAATGAAAAATACTCTTGCCCAATTGTACCGCGACGTAATTATTTAGATACCGATGTCACTGCGGGCGTCAAGAAATTCCATAAATCAGAGGAGTGA
- the prmA gene encoding 50S ribosomal protein L11 methyltransferase — translation MSNPIYLGYYFKVEPLQPTTDILIAELGAAGFESFVETEEGVSAYIQKEEWHDAILEDVDILKSSEFKISFTLEEIEQTNWNSEWEKNFHPIIVDDRCSVRAPFHEKPQTEYDIIIEPKMSFGTGHHETTHMMIQHILNTDLKNQKVLDMGCGTGVLAILAEMKGAQPIDAIDYDNWCYLNSLENAERNNCAQVTVLEGDAVLLEGKHYDVIIANINRNILLNDMEVYAKALNNDGLLFLSGFYNEDIPIIEAECNKYNLNRVETLERNHWVALKFEK, via the coding sequence ATGTCAAACCCTATATATCTAGGCTATTATTTTAAGGTAGAACCCCTACAACCAACAACCGATATTTTAATTGCAGAATTAGGTGCGGCTGGTTTTGAGAGTTTTGTAGAAACTGAAGAAGGCGTTTCTGCATACATTCAAAAAGAGGAGTGGCATGATGCCATATTAGAGGATGTTGACATCTTAAAGTCATCAGAATTCAAAATCAGTTTTACTTTAGAGGAAATTGAACAAACCAATTGGAACAGTGAATGGGAAAAGAACTTTCATCCCATTATTGTAGATGACAGGTGCTCCGTGCGTGCGCCTTTTCACGAGAAACCCCAAACAGAGTATGATATCATAATAGAACCAAAAATGAGTTTTGGGACAGGGCATCATGAAACCACCCACATGATGATTCAGCATATTTTGAATACCGATTTAAAAAATCAAAAGGTATTGGATATGGGCTGTGGCACTGGTGTTTTGGCCATTCTAGCCGAAATGAAAGGCGCACAACCCATAGATGCTATTGATTATGACAATTGGTGCTATTTAAATAGTTTAGAAAATGCCGAACGCAACAATTGCGCACAGGTTACCGTTTTAGAGGGAGATGCAGTGCTCTTAGAGGGTAAGCATTATGATGTGATTATTGCGAATATCAACAGAAATATCTTACTAAATGATATGGAGGTTTATGCGAAGGCTTTAAACAATGACGGACTCCTATTTTTAAGTGGATTTTACAATGAAGATATTCCAATTATTGAAGCCGAATGTAATAAATACAATCTAAATCGCGTTGAAACTTTAGAACGAAACCATTGGGTAGCTTTAAAGTTTGAAAAATAA
- a CDS encoding immunity 53 family protein, giving the protein MEILDWIQGWFKSNCDGDWEKGEGIQITTLDNPGWEVEIDISNTSVANLNLRPIHNQKGAQDWYGVKIENQKFIAAGDAGKLEFLLGLFKEMIETIENRNE; this is encoded by the coding sequence ATGGAAATTTTAGACTGGATACAAGGTTGGTTTAAGTCTAATTGTGATGGCGATTGGGAAAAGGGAGAGGGCATCCAAATAACCACCTTGGATAATCCAGGTTGGGAAGTGGAAATTGACATCTCCAATACGTCTGTAGCCAATCTCAACTTAAGACCCATTCATAACCAAAAAGGAGCTCAAGATTGGTATGGCGTAAAAATTGAAAATCAAAAGTTTATTGCTGCAGGAGATGCCGGTAAGCTTGAATTTTTATTGGGTCTCTTTAAAGAGATGATAGAAACCATTGAAAATAGAAACGAATAG
- a CDS encoding MFS transporter codes for MKPLHVIRNRILIPYYNAFTGLSKEVWWLALITLINRAGTMVIPFLSLYLTNSLSFSFNDVGWIMSAFGLGSVAGSWFGGKLTDKIGYYKVMAFSLFATGILFVLLQFMTTFYTFCFGIFVVMAFADMFRPAMFVALSAYSKPENKTRSLTLIRLAINLGFSAGPAVGGLIITTMSYGGLFWVDGITCALASIVLLYTLSPKKAKVLDVVKNETPDSAYKDKAFLIFLVVMVLFGVIFLQYFSTVPIYYKEEKSMTELEIGLLLGLNGFLIFLLEMPLIKWLEGSRYTQTGLMLFGAIMTGLSFVVLNLTGWMGIIVVGMLFMTLGEMITFPFSNAFALTRAKKGNQGEYMALYSISFSISHIFGHNSGLQLIGRFGFNNTWYFMTILAGICVFLLIVLKSYLKQVSQN; via the coding sequence ATGAAACCTTTACATGTCATCCGTAACCGAATCCTGATTCCGTACTATAATGCGTTCACCGGATTGTCTAAAGAAGTTTGGTGGCTTGCCTTGATCACCTTGATCAATAGAGCAGGCACTATGGTGATTCCATTTTTGTCCCTGTACCTAACCAATAGCTTAAGTTTCTCTTTCAACGATGTGGGCTGGATCATGTCTGCTTTTGGTTTGGGGTCTGTGGCAGGATCTTGGTTTGGAGGAAAATTAACCGATAAGATTGGGTATTACAAAGTGATGGCATTTAGCTTATTTGCCACGGGAATTTTGTTTGTATTGCTGCAGTTCATGACAACTTTTTATACATTTTGCTTTGGTATTTTTGTTGTGATGGCTTTTGCAGACATGTTTCGTCCTGCAATGTTTGTGGCTTTAAGTGCATACAGTAAGCCAGAAAATAAGACCAGATCACTCACTTTGATTCGCTTGGCCATTAATTTGGGGTTCTCGGCGGGTCCTGCAGTGGGCGGACTCATTATTACAACCATGAGTTATGGCGGACTCTTTTGGGTAGATGGCATCACTTGTGCTTTGGCCAGTATCGTGTTGCTGTATACGCTGAGTCCAAAGAAAGCGAAGGTGTTAGATGTGGTTAAAAACGAAACGCCTGATAGTGCTTACAAGGATAAAGCGTTTCTTATCTTTTTAGTGGTAATGGTACTTTTTGGGGTGATATTCTTGCAATATTTTTCTACTGTTCCTATTTATTATAAAGAAGAAAAATCAATGACCGAACTGGAAATTGGACTGCTTTTGGGCCTCAATGGGTTTTTGATTTTTCTATTGGAAATGCCGCTCATCAAATGGTTGGAAGGTTCAAGATATACCCAAACAGGACTCATGCTTTTTGGAGCCATAATGACGGGACTAAGCTTTGTAGTGCTCAATCTAACAGGGTGGATGGGTATTATCGTTGTGGGCATGTTATTTATGACCCTTGGCGAAATGATCACCTTTCCGTTTTCTAACGCATTTGCCTTAACTCGTGCTAAAAAAGGAAATCAAGGAGAGTACATGGCGCTATACAGCATTTCGTTTTCAATCTCCCATATTTTCGGACATAACTCAGGGCTGCAACTTATAGGCAGGTTTGGTTTTAACAACACCTGGTATTTCATGACGATTTTAGCAGGCATTTGTGTATTTTTATTAATCGTTTTAAAAAGCTACTTAAAGCAAGTATCTCAAAATTAG
- a CDS encoding YpdA family putative bacillithiol disulfide reductase, with the protein MIEKEVIIIGAGPIGIACALECQKRNIDYVVLEKGALTNSLFNYPLNMTFFSSSEKLEIDKIPFISNNPKPTRNEALEYYRRVTTSNTLQINLYEQVFSVEKEGDRFHVNSDKNQYMVHNVVIATGFYDIPNLLNVKGEALPKVFHYYKEAHPYTLQDIVVVGASNSSVDAALEIYRKGGNVTMVVRGSQIGERVKYWVRPDIINRIEEGSIKAYFDSEITEIRDHDITIKTPEGHETFHNDYVIALTGYKPNFQFLKKAGVTFSEDEKHIPTYDDKTMETNVKGLYLAGVICGGMETHKWFIENSRIHAKMIVDHLESKATQNVAEDKKQHETI; encoded by the coding sequence ATGATAGAAAAAGAGGTAATCATTATTGGTGCGGGCCCTATTGGAATAGCCTGTGCCCTAGAGTGTCAAAAGAGAAATATCGATTATGTGGTTCTAGAGAAAGGAGCTTTAACAAATTCATTATTCAACTATCCGTTGAACATGACCTTTTTTTCCTCTTCGGAAAAATTAGAAATTGATAAGATTCCTTTCATCAGTAATAATCCAAAACCCACCAGAAATGAGGCTTTAGAATATTACAGGAGAGTCACGACCTCTAATACACTTCAAATCAATTTGTACGAGCAGGTATTTTCCGTAGAAAAAGAAGGCGATCGCTTTCATGTAAACTCTGATAAAAACCAATACATGGTACATAATGTCGTAATCGCTACCGGCTTTTATGATATTCCCAATCTGTTGAATGTAAAAGGGGAAGCGCTTCCAAAGGTATTTCATTATTACAAAGAAGCACATCCTTATACCCTTCAAGATATTGTAGTGGTTGGCGCAAGTAACTCGTCTGTAGATGCTGCTCTTGAGATTTATCGTAAAGGCGGAAATGTGACTATGGTAGTAAGAGGGTCTCAAATAGGAGAACGTGTAAAGTACTGGGTAAGACCAGACATCATAAACCGAATTGAGGAAGGAAGTATCAAGGCGTATTTTGATTCGGAAATCACAGAGATTCGAGATCATGACATCACTATAAAAACTCCTGAAGGGCATGAGACATTTCATAACGATTATGTGATTGCACTAACGGGTTACAAGCCCAATTTTCAATTTTTGAAAAAAGCAGGAGTGACCTTTTCTGAAGACGAGAAACACATCCCAACCTATGATGATAAGACCATGGAGACCAATGTAAAGGGCTTGTATTTGGCAGGTGTAATCTGTGGCGGGATGGAAACCCATAAATGGTTTATAGAGAATTCAAGAATTCATGCTAAAATGATTGTCGATCACCTTGAAAGCAAGGCAACACAAAACGTAGCAGAAGATAAAAAGCAACATGAGACTATTTGA